From Companilactobacillus heilongjiangensis, one genomic window encodes:
- a CDS encoding phosphatase PAP2 family protein — protein MKISKKISIFNVFLLLLFVFWTINVSQHTNLIKNFDTALISQIYHHNTLTLGIFRFITSIGDTFATIVVTAIIFLLLIVKKYHYAAIFLVLNKVVISGTNSIIKTIIDRPRPSHHHFVYAGGYSFPSGHSASSFALYISVLIISLYIFKKLSLKIVISAICIAMVLLIGYSRIFLGVHYPSDVFGGYLLAATIITFNTLLFRAKNLSVLQLKGVKN, from the coding sequence ATGAAAATATCTAAAAAAATATCCATCTTTAATGTGTTTTTACTGTTGCTTTTTGTCTTCTGGACCATTAATGTTTCACAACACACTAATCTCATCAAAAATTTCGATACAGCCTTGATTAGTCAAATTTATCATCACAATACTCTGACACTTGGCATCTTTCGGTTCATAACGAGTATCGGTGACACTTTTGCGACTATCGTTGTAACCGCAATTATTTTTCTACTTTTAATTGTTAAAAAATATCATTATGCAGCGATTTTTTTAGTGCTGAACAAAGTAGTCATTTCCGGAACTAACAGCATCATTAAAACTATTATTGACCGTCCACGCCCAAGTCATCATCATTTTGTTTATGCTGGTGGCTACAGCTTTCCCAGTGGACACTCGGCTAGTTCATTTGCGTTATACATTTCGGTTTTGATTATCAGTCTCTATATTTTCAAAAAACTCAGCTTAAAGATTGTTATCAGTGCCATTTGTATTGCTATGGTACTGCTGATTGGATACAGTCGTATCTTTCTAGGAGTTCACTACCCTAGCGACGTTTTCGGTGGCTATCTTTTGGCAGCTACTATCATAACTTTCAATACTCTATTATTTAGAGCCAAGAATCTTTCGGTTCTTCAGCTCAAAGGCGTTAAGAATTAG